A section of the Acidobacteriota bacterium genome encodes:
- a CDS encoding SprT-like domain-containing protein yields the protein MTNSQLESIFNEALKLYVKKEPLPELTAEFYRYTGLSSTIRLRQGRVFARVSDILQEAPAEILFALACILIAKLYRRKVSPEHQATYRTYIANPLIMDASESLRRERGRKLTTSPQGHVYDLCAMFDELNARYFAGRLPKPTLSWSQRPARRILGHHDNTHNTIIISRALDTPRTPRTVVEFVLYHEMLHIKHERQTVNGRKVIHSREFRLDEMRFDKFHEAKNWLEQIATPVRRRRRRKPAR from the coding sequence ATGACCAATTCCCAACTTGAATCCATCTTCAATGAAGCCTTAAAGCTTTACGTAAAAAAAGAGCCACTGCCGGAACTCACCGCCGAGTTTTATCGCTATACGGGGCTTTCTTCGACGATTCGCCTGCGGCAAGGCAGGGTGTTTGCGCGGGTATCGGATATTTTGCAGGAAGCGCCTGCGGAAATTCTTTTCGCGCTTGCCTGCATTCTCATTGCCAAACTCTATCGCCGCAAAGTCTCGCCCGAACACCAGGCAACCTATCGCACGTATATTGCGAATCCTTTGATTATGGATGCGTCGGAAAGTTTGCGCCGCGAACGTGGTCGTAAACTTACCACTTCGCCGCAAGGTCACGTCTATGATTTATGCGCCATGTTTGATGAGTTGAACGCCAGATATTTTGCAGGCAGGTTGCCGAAGCCCACACTGTCGTGGAGTCAGCGCCCAGCCCGACGCATTCTCGGTCATCACGACAATACGCATAACACCATCATCATCAGCCGCGCGCTCGATACGCCACGCACGCCACGCACAGTTGTTGAATTCGTTCTCTATCATGAAATGCTCCACATCAAACATGAGCGGCAAACCGTAAACGGGCGCAAGGTGATTCACAGCCGCGAATTCCGATTGGATGAAATGCGCTTTGACAAATTTCACGAAGCCAAAAACTGGCTCGAACAGATTGCCACGCCGGTTCGTCGAAGGCGGCGCAGGAAACCGGCGCGTTAA
- a CDS encoding P-aminobenzoate N-oxygenase AurF — translation MNRAFFEPSEPSLLDDRKTFRKLELNFRKNRQQDNTPAMDKLAEEFCYEDCANQYWNPEQFSLLYGTPLWDGATAAQRVKLNQIYWAAYYSQIISAEIATIFFNQTSAAGLYALEDFRIVCDTLDLETMQERAHINAFKKIGEQFEEKVFGKRLFTYAMRGPFVETMIHHQTNRLKEFWRWIQLNAFTLLSSGNAFIGCQYFAVRGVRTLNGKLIQHQLSQFYSKNADKENAPIPAKISYHHFLDESFHFNSSTVISHDVLQSLKNPTKFEAWVANRALSGSQHDHYHFSTAINGLFWYDPALFGKVYKILRSPIFDMNDREARQMMTRCFTQENDGLHLSARSRQIAMDSYCEYLADLEYVNGENKEMRIMRRNAIDKHLQTNRRELKKFFLKLDG, via the coding sequence ATGAACCGAGCGTTTTTTGAACCGAGTGAGCCTTCGCTTCTCGATGACCGGAAGACTTTTCGCAAACTCGAATTGAACTTTCGCAAAAATCGCCAGCAAGACAACACACCCGCGATGGATAAACTCGCAGAGGAATTCTGTTACGAAGATTGCGCCAATCAATATTGGAATCCCGAACAATTTTCTCTGCTCTACGGCACGCCGCTCTGGGACGGCGCAACCGCAGCGCAGCGCGTCAAACTCAATCAAATTTACTGGGCGGCTTATTACTCGCAAATTATTTCCGCCGAAATCGCGACGATTTTTTTCAATCAAACGAGCGCCGCAGGGCTTTATGCCCTCGAAGATTTTCGCATCGTTTGCGATACGCTCGACCTTGAAACCATGCAGGAACGCGCCCACATCAACGCTTTCAAAAAAATCGGCGAACAATTTGAAGAAAAGGTTTTCGGCAAGCGATTGTTCACTTATGCGATGCGCGGACCCTTCGTTGAAACCATGATTCATCATCAGACGAACCGCCTGAAAGAATTCTGGCGATGGATTCAACTCAATGCCTTTACTCTGCTTTCGTCGGGCAATGCGTTTATCGGTTGCCAGTATTTTGCTGTGCGCGGGGTGCGGACATTAAATGGCAAACTGATTCAACATCAACTCAGTCAGTTCTACTCAAAAAATGCGGACAAGGAAAATGCGCCGATTCCTGCAAAAATCAGCTATCACCATTTCCTTGATGAATCATTTCATTTCAACAGTTCGACGGTGATTTCACATGATGTTTTGCAATCTCTGAAAAACCCGACGAAGTTTGAAGCCTGGGTTGCCAATCGCGCGCTCAGTGGTTCGCAACATGACCATTATCATTTTTCGACAGCGATTAACGGATTGTTCTGGTACGACCCGGCGCTGTTCGGCAAAGTCTATAAAATTTTGCGTTCGCCGATTTTTGATATGAATGACCGGGAAGCGCGACAGATGATGACCAGGTGTTTTACCCAAGAAAATGACGGTCTGCACCTCAGCGCCCGCAGTCGACAGATAGCGATGGATTCGTATTGCGAATATCTCGCCGACCTTGAATACGTGAATGGCGAAAACAAAGAGATGCGCATTATGCGCCGCAATGCGATTGACAAACATTTGCAAACCAATCGCCGCGAACTTAAAAAGTTTTTCTTGAAGTTGGACGGCTGA
- a CDS encoding GH3 auxin-responsive promoter family protein, which yields MLKLLRSIIKPFLHSHLSRFKNALQHPESAQTQVLEKIVAAFAQTQYGRSLNIRATDDYQNFAAKTPLVTYDDLSEWLTRQRQSEKNILVAEPVRFYEKTSGSAAAAKLIPYTQSLKNSFNRMFFIWLADLLDNLPGLQCGKTFISISPAFQQNESTEQDKRVGLADDAEYLNRCAQALLKPFLVLPPAIKRLQEPMNFKHALALTLLAEARLEIISIWNPSFFEIILDYLESNTERLTHDLRRGAVTLEGVEFTLKPASDARLALLKKTPILWDEIWREVKLISCWTSAQAKPASLRLAAKFPDAFMQGKGLLATEAPMTLPLIEAHGFAPLLTEVFFEFLDERNQIKRLHELEIGSEYAIILTQQGGLYRYLIGDRVRVTGIYQATPCLEFVGRTAEVCDLVGEKLNAQFVGECFARLSTRSDFQILMPVMNPSPHYLLVVDKLTTNATVLQTELDTSLQEAFHYRQARMLGQLGGVQVLEAPRARDIYFTYYLGKGQKFGDIKPRHLISDLNDATKLRLSFK from the coding sequence ATGTTGAAATTGCTACGCTCCATCATCAAACCTTTCTTGCATTCACACCTCTCACGTTTCAAAAACGCCTTGCAACATCCTGAAAGCGCCCAAACGCAAGTGCTCGAAAAAATCGTTGCCGCTTTCGCGCAAACCCAGTATGGGCGCTCACTCAACATTCGCGCGACTGACGACTATCAAAATTTTGCCGCAAAAACGCCGCTGGTGACTTACGATGATTTGAGTGAATGGCTCACGCGACAACGACAGAGCGAAAAAAATATTCTGGTTGCTGAACCCGTTCGGTTTTATGAAAAGACTTCGGGCAGCGCTGCTGCCGCGAAACTTATTCCCTACACCCAAAGTTTGAAAAACTCGTTCAACCGCATGTTTTTTATCTGGCTCGCGGATTTGCTCGATAATTTGCCGGGACTTCAATGCGGCAAAACTTTCATCAGCATTTCACCGGCATTTCAGCAAAACGAATCCACCGAACAAGACAAGCGTGTAGGTCTTGCAGATGACGCCGAATACCTCAATCGTTGCGCGCAAGCCTTACTCAAACCGTTTCTGGTTTTGCCACCGGCAATCAAACGATTGCAGGAGCCGATGAATTTCAAACACGCGCTGGCGCTCACTTTACTTGCCGAAGCGCGACTTGAAATCATTTCCATCTGGAACCCGTCATTTTTTGAAATCATTCTCGATTACCTTGAGTCGAACACGGAAAGGTTGACTCACGATTTGCGACGCGGAGCAGTAACGCTTGAAGGCGTTGAATTCACGCTTAAACCGGCAAGCGATGCGCGGCTTGCGCTGCTCAAAAAAACGCCGATTTTATGGGATGAAATCTGGCGCGAGGTAAAATTGATTTCCTGTTGGACGAGCGCCCAAGCCAAACCCGCATCGCTGCGGCTTGCCGCAAAATTTCCCGATGCTTTTATGCAAGGCAAAGGCTTGCTTGCCACGGAAGCGCCGATGACTTTGCCGCTCATCGAAGCACATGGTTTCGCGCCGCTCTTAACCGAAGTTTTTTTTGAATTCCTCGATGAACGAAATCAAATCAAACGTTTGCACGAACTCGAAATCGGAAGCGAATATGCAATCATCCTGACGCAACAAGGCGGATTGTATCGCTATCTTATCGGTGACCGCGTGCGGGTGACGGGAATTTATCAGGCGACACCGTGTTTGGAATTTGTTGGCAGAACCGCAGAGGTTTGCGACCTCGTCGGTGAAAAACTCAATGCGCAATTTGTCGGCGAATGCTTTGCGCGATTATCGACGAGAAGCGATTTTCAAATCTTAATGCCGGTGATGAATCCTTCACCCCATTATTTATTGGTGGTTGATAAGCTCACGACCAATGCAACTGTTTTACAAACTGAATTGGACACCTCACTCCAGGAGGCTTTTCATTACCGCCAGGCGCGAATGCTCGGACAACTTGGAGGCGTTCAAGTTTTAGAAGCGCCGCGCGCGCGCGACATTTACTTTACTTATTATCTGGGCAAAGGGCAGAAATTTGGCGATATTAAACCGCGACATCTGATCAGTGATTTGAACGATGCGACAAAACTTCGATTAAGCTTCAAATGA
- a CDS encoding acyl transferase: MTLLGRIISFYPTFILLLAFTDVCWFGYQPSVIQPVVFLIIIYIVPPVSLRIHQAIFPIKETRSNLAKRHYSAWWGAHQIQVLYIAVPHLEALLRIIPGAYSAWLRLCGSKVGRKVYWTPNIEITDRSMLEIGDRVVFGHQCKLLGHAITPKGSAMILFVRKIKIGNDVFVGAGSRIGLGAEIADGVFLPVLTDVFMNQKIETSPVEKNSLMQAVANSQKS; this comes from the coding sequence ATGACGCTCCTGGGTCGAATCATCTCATTCTATCCGACGTTTATTCTGCTGCTGGCGTTTACCGATGTCTGTTGGTTCGGCTACCAACCGTCGGTCATTCAACCCGTAGTGTTTCTCATCATCATCTATATCGTGCCGCCGGTGTCTTTGAGAATTCATCAGGCGATTTTTCCTATCAAAGAAACTCGCAGCAATTTAGCCAAACGCCACTATTCGGCATGGTGGGGCGCACATCAAATTCAAGTGCTCTACATCGCTGTGCCGCATCTTGAAGCGTTGCTGAGAATCATTCCCGGAGCCTATAGCGCCTGGCTCAGACTTTGCGGCAGCAAGGTCGGACGCAAGGTTTACTGGACTCCGAATATTGAAATCACTGACCGTTCAATGCTTGAAATCGGCGACCGCGTGGTGTTCGGTCATCAATGCAAACTGCTCGGACATGCGATCACTCCGAAAGGCTCGGCAATGATTTTATTCGTTCGCAAAATCAAAATCGGCAATGATGTTTTCGTTGGCGCGGGCAGCCGCATAGGGCTTGGCGCAGAAATCGCCGATGGCGTTTTTTTGCCGGTGCTCACAGACGTTTTCATGAATCAAAAGATTGAAACCTCGCCGGTCGAAAAAAATTCCTTGATGCAGGCAGTCGCCAATTCGCAAAAATCGTGA
- a CDS encoding DUF3500 domain-containing protein translates to MCDHQENSAKPLSRRKVLCGLATAGLSLPLLELQAFAQKSRPIAQKTNPGLQTMLSAAEAFLNLLNADLQRKAIFPLGSDEQFRWHYIPTAINALPPAIRQNAHERNGVSIQEMNSEQRLAAHTLLRSALSTQGYLKATSIMYLEEVLREIESTLETAPFLSARNSELYFFAVFGTPAKDKPWGWRVEGHHLSLHFSWVSNELVIAMPAFMGTNPAIVRHGTHKGSRILAAEEELAREFLQSLTSQQTSQVIIEAIAPQDIITRNGRKATIGLPVGLAASRMNGRQRGMLMRLIGEYVGNFNPALAEMQLKKIEQVGIEKIHFAWAGSTERGKAHYYRIHSPKWLIEYDNTQNNANHIHTVCRDLENDFGGDALRRHYEKGGHHS, encoded by the coding sequence ATGTGCGACCATCAGGAAAATTCCGCCAAACCATTAAGCAGAAGAAAAGTTTTATGCGGGCTTGCCACTGCCGGTTTGAGCCTGCCTTTACTCGAATTGCAAGCTTTCGCTCAAAAGTCCCGCCCCATAGCGCAAAAAACTAATCCGGGTTTGCAAACCATGCTCAGTGCCGCAGAAGCTTTTCTCAATCTGTTGAACGCTGATTTGCAACGTAAAGCGATTTTTCCGCTGGGCAGCGATGAACAATTCAGGTGGCATTACATTCCGACTGCCATCAATGCCTTGCCACCCGCGATTCGACAAAACGCGCACGAGCGAAACGGCGTCAGTATTCAAGAAATGAACAGCGAACAGCGGCTTGCCGCGCACACTTTGTTGCGCAGCGCCTTGAGCACACAGGGCTATCTCAAAGCCACTTCCATTATGTATCTCGAAGAAGTGCTCAGAGAGATTGAATCGACACTGGAGACCGCACCGTTTCTTTCGGCGCGAAATTCCGAGCTTTATTTCTTCGCCGTGTTCGGCACGCCTGCAAAAGATAAGCCCTGGGGTTGGCGCGTCGAAGGTCATCACCTGTCGCTACATTTCTCCTGGGTTTCCAATGAATTGGTCATCGCCATGCCTGCGTTTATGGGAACCAACCCGGCAATTGTTCGTCACGGCACGCATAAAGGTTCGCGCATTCTTGCCGCCGAAGAAGAGTTGGCGCGAGAATTTTTGCAAAGCCTCACCTCTCAACAGACTTCGCAAGTCATCATCGAAGCCATAGCGCCGCAAGACATCATCACCAGGAACGGCCGCAAGGCAACTATTGGTTTGCCGGTCGGACTTGCGGCTTCGCGAATGAATGGCAGGCAGCGCGGAATGCTCATGCGTTTGATTGGCGAGTATGTCGGCAACTTCAATCCGGCGCTCGCCGAGATGCAGCTAAAAAAGATAGAACAGGTCGGCATTGAAAAAATTCACTTTGCGTGGGCGGGCAGCACCGAACGCGGCAAAGCGCATTACTATCGCATTCACAGCCCGAAATGGCTCATCGAATACGACAACACGCAAAATAATGCGAATCACATTCACACGGTTTGTCGTGACCTCGAAAATGATTTCGGTGGGGATGCGCTTCGCCGCCATTACGAAAAAGGCGGGCATCACAGTTGA
- a CDS encoding aromatic ring-hydroxylating dioxygenase subunit alpha has translation MNLKDFWYIVAESKALTRDKVIAARVLGEWLALFRDESGNAVALEDRCLHRCARLSKRKAREGKLQCSYHGWTYNGKGSVIHVPSEGEKPKPKHAARTFQVCEIDDYIYARLSDSRDESLAPFRIPFYKTNGWAAIRLQNLFKNNVTNCAENFVDIPHTAFVHPKIFRVTKNERLTATVERKNGSVKVDYRGERANLGIFSWFLNATGKEIQHTDSFFMPNVTSVDYIFSDRRRFIITSQAIPIGEDETLVYTDLTYNYGVWNRLAKPIIRRQAQTIINQDIEILGEQMEVIKKFGAQFSNTEADVIHVLIESIRDALARGEDPRQLPDKTIEIEFWV, from the coding sequence ATGAACCTGAAAGATTTCTGGTACATCGTCGCCGAGTCGAAAGCGTTAACGCGCGATAAGGTTATTGCGGCGCGCGTGCTGGGTGAATGGTTGGCATTGTTTCGCGATGAATCGGGAAATGCGGTCGCATTGGAAGATCGCTGTTTACACAGATGCGCGAGGTTATCGAAACGCAAAGCGCGCGAAGGCAAATTGCAATGCAGCTATCACGGCTGGACTTATAACGGTAAAGGTTCTGTTATTCACGTTCCCAGCGAAGGCGAAAAGCCGAAACCGAAACACGCGGCGCGTACTTTTCAAGTTTGTGAAATAGATGACTATATTTATGCGCGGCTCAGCGATTCGCGAGATGAAAGCCTCGCGCCGTTTCGCATCCCCTTTTACAAAACCAACGGTTGGGCGGCGATTCGTTTGCAAAATCTATTCAAAAACAATGTGACCAATTGCGCAGAAAATTTCGTCGATATTCCGCACACCGCTTTCGTGCATCCGAAAATTTTTCGCGTCACCAAAAACGAACGGCTCACGGCAACCGTGGAGAGAAAAAACGGCAGCGTCAAAGTCGACTATCGCGGCGAACGCGCCAATTTAGGCATTTTTTCGTGGTTTTTGAATGCCACGGGAAAAGAAATCCAGCACACCGATTCATTTTTTATGCCCAATGTGACGAGCGTCGATTACATTTTCAGTGACCGCAGGCGTTTTATCATCACCTCGCAAGCGATTCCGATTGGCGAAGACGAAACCCTGGTCTATACCGATTTGACTTATAATTACGGTGTGTGGAACCGGCTGGCAAAACCGATTATTCGTCGCCAGGCGCAAACCATTATCAATCAGGATATTGAAATTCTCGGCGAGCAAATGGAGGTCATTAAAAAGTTCGGGGCGCAGTTTTCAAACACCGAAGCGGATGTCATTCACGTTTTGATAGAATCGATTCGCGATGCTTTAGCGCGCGGCGAAGACCCGCGCCAGTTGCCCGATAAAACCATTGAAATCGAATTCTGGGTTTGA
- a CDS encoding ferritin-like domain-containing protein, translating to MAEAKIQIDTHLDAPVTEERESLNAILASALKNKANFQAVKEASEKSCWSASHFGLDQVALFNQSTDDERQEILQGCSANVLAEAYYIEKCGMYFAPKMSLLAESVEEKMLYNLFAADETMHFSWIAQFVNQKAIENYLHNPFIQMLAEILRREDKTTLTYIVQIILEGWGINHYNLLMKNCCDARLRQIFEQILKDEARHHGSGLILFNEKRLTAKHLETISEILIGFFRMVQVGPQMVVAQIEQIKGHLSTAQKTQIFNELSCEQETAKRIETLKSFIRAARYEEVIIERLERAKVFDPFTASACAMI from the coding sequence ATGGCTGAAGCGAAAATTCAAATTGATACTCACCTTGATGCACCCGTGACTGAGGAACGCGAGAGCCTGAATGCGATTCTGGCGTCGGCGTTAAAAAACAAAGCGAACTTTCAAGCGGTTAAAGAGGCTTCAGAAAAAAGCTGTTGGTCGGCGTCACATTTCGGGCTTGATCAGGTTGCGCTCTTCAACCAATCGACCGACGATGAGCGCCAGGAGATTTTGCAAGGTTGCTCGGCGAACGTTTTGGCGGAGGCTTACTACATCGAAAAATGCGGAATGTATTTCGCGCCGAAAATGTCTTTGCTTGCCGAAAGCGTTGAGGAAAAGATGCTCTACAATTTATTTGCTGCCGATGAAACCATGCATTTCAGTTGGATTGCGCAATTCGTAAATCAGAAAGCCATTGAAAACTATCTGCATAATCCGTTCATTCAAATGCTTGCTGAAATCCTGCGACGCGAAGATAAAACGACGCTCACCTATATTGTGCAAATTATTCTGGAAGGCTGGGGCATCAATCACTACAACCTGCTGATGAAAAATTGCTGTGACGCGAGGCTTAGGCAAATTTTCGAGCAGATTTTAAAAGATGAAGCGCGACATCACGGCAGCGGGTTGATTCTCTTTAATGAAAAGCGGCTTACAGCAAAGCACCTGGAAACCATCAGTGAAATCCTCATCGGTTTTTTCCGCATGGTGCAGGTGGGTCCGCAAATGGTGGTCGCGCAAATAGAGCAAATTAAAGGTCATTTATCGACAGCACAGAAAACGCAAATCTTTAATGAGTTGAGTTGTGAACAAGAAACCGCAAAACGTATTGAAACCTTAAAATCATTCATTCGCGCGGCACGTTATGAAGAGGTTATTATTGAACGGCTCGAACGCGCAAAAGTCTTTGACCCATTCACCGCTTCGGCGTGCGCGATGATTTGA
- a CDS encoding sterol desaturase family protein: MMVFATFLILAALTLLVGESRRSALSRKGEDWALDAAGLIIQGIVIPILQTTLIYGLFAMLLPQLKGTLDVHPALAFVLNFIGVDYLYYWNHRLLHSTTFWDTHAVHHTAKQMDLFITSRNTLWSSLLIVYVWVNGLLIFLLKDPRLFILAISLTASLDLWRHTSFTFKPQSRWHGLFALVLITPNEHAWHHSRTKANKNFGANLSIWDRLHGTYFSPTQLPETFGIASDLNLTRKLFFPFTPGKVAN; this comes from the coding sequence ATGATGGTCTTCGCAACATTTTTGATTCTCGCGGCGCTGACGCTTTTGGTTGGTGAGTCGCGGCGCAGTGCGCTCAGTCGCAAGGGCGAAGACTGGGCGCTTGATGCGGCGGGGTTAATCATTCAGGGCATCGTGATTCCAATACTGCAAACCACCTTGATTTATGGGCTTTTTGCCATGCTTTTGCCGCAACTCAAAGGCACACTCGATGTTCATCCGGCGCTGGCTTTCGTTTTGAATTTCATTGGCGTCGATTATCTCTATTACTGGAATCATCGCCTGCTGCATTCAACAACGTTTTGGGATACGCACGCCGTGCATCACACGGCAAAGCAGATGGATTTATTCATCACGTCGAGAAATACGCTGTGGTCGTCGCTTTTGATTGTTTACGTCTGGGTGAACGGGCTTTTGATTTTTCTGTTAAAAGACCCGCGCCTGTTTATTCTGGCAATTTCATTGACCGCAAGCCTTGATTTGTGGCGACACACATCGTTTACCTTCAAGCCGCAATCGCGCTGGCATGGGTTATTCGCGTTGGTGTTGATTACCCCCAATGAACACGCCTGGCATCACAGCCGCACAAAAGCGAATAAAAATTTCGGCGCCAATCTATCAATATGGGACCGGTTGCACGGAACCTATTTTAGTCCCACGCAACTTCCCGAAACTTTCGGCATCGCGTCGGATTTGAATCTGACGCGCAAATTATTTTTCCCGTTCACACCCGGAAAGGTTGCAAATTAA
- a CDS encoding 2Fe-2S iron-sulfur cluster-binding protein, whose product MNSENEKYVISFVPATHRPVRLKRGAILSEHLTIENSPVLFGCRTGICGTCLSEILSQTNGELAEPMDDEKELLEIIAPDNPRARLICQIAICADLTIHYLGKS is encoded by the coding sequence ATGAATTCGGAAAATGAAAAATATGTCATCTCTTTTGTGCCCGCTACGCATCGGCCTGTACGACTTAAACGCGGCGCGATTTTGTCCGAGCATTTAACAATTGAAAATTCGCCCGTCCTGTTTGGCTGTCGCACAGGCATTTGCGGAACCTGTTTGAGCGAAATCCTCTCACAGACCAACGGCGAACTAGCCGAACCGATGGATGATGAAAAGGAATTGCTCGAGATTATCGCGCCCGACAATCCGCGCGCGCGGCTCATTTGTCAGATTGCGATTTGCGCCGACCTTACCATTCATTATCTGGGAAAGAGTTGA